Proteins encoded together in one Nostoc sp. PCC 7524 window:
- a CDS encoding choice-of-anchor L domain-containing protein, with product MATTTHTDVILFTSTFTIFSDLRRLTVWTMHSSLPQFLPILCNAAFSYTFEPPAIPIFGPVSLQFKGGVFANAAIAVGYDTQGFIEYRQGGFSDASKLLDGFYASRPTGDKDEDGERDHNLELGGLITAEAQLNTKAVNASIGGGLSLTVFMDLGDESNNYTVRGSEILNTIEQGQNILCLFNPSGELTFIVFGQIELDFGFFSFSRKLDLANIKLISFTPEDFEDFCIGDPDQYYNVIDREPAPDSPLAEQLNDAGVVIRTGTDGNDIIIVEHISGDASNEVVEVRGLDPEPKRYQNVKLVVIDAGNGDDEIRFINGVIAPGQIKGGNGNDSIFGGLGDDFISGGAGNDIIDGGAKNKSGNTAEYSDSPGGIVVNLALGQASNDGYGTQDTLINIQNIVGSRFNDSIVGNNENNVLQGDNGNDTLLGLGGDDVLLAGAGADYIDGGEGKDTITYIGSKAGVYVNVSNSNVTFISPIDKVLTSLPANRGFGGEANGDRIFNVENVQGSVYNDILVASDAAGNVSGLDGDDILVAGAQADNLDGGNGRDWVTYRRSNAGVNVSLLTNNNSGGYAAGDVIERASDANGDPIANRSSIENLEGSNFSDTLEGDIANNILRGLIGNDTLRGNAGNDTLIGGIGADVLDGGTGIDWADYSESPSGVRVSLLPGAVNTGGHGEGDTFVHNGQIATVENLLGSDFNDVLIGDNGNNIINPGLSNGVLDTVNGNGGSDRLIIDYSRNDIGTGIIGGYFTGLTSAGYLYRNVSNNNNTILDSVSFSNIEHLTVIGTTQDDEIRGGPGDDILLGGTGDDTIYGGRGSNVILADDGDDVITDQNDINLGFAGTPAANSFIYLDGGRGIDTLSIDLSGKPDNIVLVSLDPLQENPNQALRLADGSAITRFEVFQDIETGAGNDRLTQLGRVDNIFRTGAGDDIINSGLGIDIVDGGGGIEPGGDDVGGIQDDDLLIVDYSVGDIGTGIQYADLQGLNASFGGRLYRRDTAGAIFDQVTFSNVERFRITGTSQDDQIIGGNRQDTLIGNGGNDSIFANGGNDQLSGGDGDDTLIGGRGSDTLNGGDGNDILIGVDYINSSGRSVGEIDVLTGGAGADEFWLGNQDYFFYNDFVAFRDGNTDYALITDLNPNEGDIIQLNGTRSNYTTVVANGSTQIFRITTTDIEFPDRELIGIVQGVTDFDLGASYIRYVSRPPIIILSDDATSDDFSTIESLFTEDNEPQVLSVDSPVEEPATNLLEVEDANVLENLDDNFSVTQTNDASTLLSTLLGDTAGLSDFSIKLVGDRRAFGTFQDDPFGLGSGVVLSTGRVQDLASGNTADGDFSPGISVPLNFTRLPGVAGDTSNNQPGSAVFVANLSNLGFDLRSLTIGDSGSPGGSPGIFSGFDLDAIKLSRTLVTSAAQVQALPGLNVFDFSPLGTTFIPGDQSPTNNPNFIGDLVGTINGYIHNGSATLGSFDGTGSVSNPKGFASLGVNGKVGFDLTSAVSPGQPLYLYVAEAGNNGENLDGNISVSNRSLSGLNDLSTDFGLPGAANDTISMQIEFVADPTAPLVYFQFVFGSEEFVEFGGSQFNDEFSLKLNGLDLALLSDGEAVTINNLAPTPFGYHPDFIYNPVGTGPASEQTKLDGYTKVLTFVGPTIPNEKNTLVVTVKDVRDGLLDSAVFLKAGTLGTVDPSVTVMPGVSITTRSEDGLSVAEGGKVDGFLVALKSVPTDTVTITIDPDKQLDLGQGGNNPITLIFTPQNALNPQFVSVTAVDDLIIEGDHTGTITLNVSSNDSGYNQLPLSNLTVEIEDNDEFNRIMGTPGRDTLVGTDGPDMIIGLQGQDILTGGRGYDRFVYINLTDRGDIITDFTLGEDQIDMSQLLSNLGISSANVGFNNVAQGTQITLNTDGVFRPFILVQGEGINTNTLNNPNNFIF from the coding sequence TTGGCGACCACAACTCACACAGATGTGATTCTGTTTACCTCGACGTTTACCATTTTTTCTGATCTCCGTAGACTCACAGTATGGACAATGCACAGTAGTTTACCTCAATTCCTCCCTATATTATGCAACGCCGCATTTTCCTATACATTTGAACCTCCAGCCATTCCCATTTTTGGCCCAGTATCCCTACAGTTTAAAGGAGGTGTCTTTGCTAATGCTGCGATCGCAGTCGGTTATGATACCCAAGGGTTCATAGAATATCGCCAAGGTGGTTTTAGTGATGCCAGCAAACTTTTAGATGGATTTTACGCCAGCAGACCCACCGGAGATAAAGATGAAGATGGTGAGCGAGATCATAACCTCGAACTGGGTGGTTTAATTACTGCTGAAGCACAGTTAAACACCAAAGCTGTGAACGCATCTATAGGCGGTGGTTTATCACTAACAGTCTTCATGGACTTGGGTGATGAGTCCAACAATTATACAGTTCGCGGCAGTGAAATATTAAACACCATAGAGCAGGGGCAAAATATTCTGTGTCTGTTCAATCCCAGTGGTGAATTAACCTTTATTGTCTTTGGTCAAATTGAACTAGATTTTGGCTTCTTCAGTTTCTCCCGCAAACTAGATTTAGCCAACATTAAACTCATCAGCTTTACACCAGAAGACTTTGAAGACTTTTGCATTGGTGATCCCGATCAATACTATAACGTCATTGATAGAGAACCCGCTCCCGATTCACCCCTAGCCGAACAGTTAAATGATGCTGGGGTGGTGATTCGTACAGGTACTGATGGTAATGACATTATCATCGTCGAACACATCTCTGGTGATGCCAGCAATGAAGTTGTTGAAGTTCGAGGTTTAGACCCAGAACCTAAACGCTATCAAAATGTCAAGTTGGTAGTTATTGATGCTGGTAATGGGGATGATGAAATTCGCTTCATTAACGGTGTGATTGCCCCTGGTCAAATCAAAGGCGGTAATGGTAATGACAGCATTTTTGGTGGCTTGGGCGATGACTTTATATCTGGTGGTGCTGGTAACGACATCATTGATGGTGGTGCTAAGAATAAGAGTGGCAACACGGCTGAGTATAGCGATTCCCCAGGCGGGATTGTAGTTAACCTGGCTTTAGGACAGGCTAGCAATGATGGGTATGGTACTCAGGATACTCTCATCAATATTCAAAATATTGTTGGCTCAAGGTTCAACGACTCCATTGTTGGCAACAATGAAAATAATGTGCTTCAGGGTGACAACGGTAACGATACCCTATTAGGATTAGGTGGTGATGATGTACTACTAGCAGGAGCCGGGGCTGATTATATAGATGGTGGAGAGGGTAAAGATACAATCACCTACATTGGTTCCAAAGCTGGAGTTTATGTCAACGTCTCCAATAGCAATGTAACTTTTATCTCCCCCATAGATAAAGTGTTGACCAGTCTACCTGCTAATCGAGGATTTGGGGGTGAGGCTAACGGCGACAGAATCTTTAATGTTGAGAATGTCCAGGGTTCAGTTTATAACGACATTCTCGTGGCTAGTGATGCAGCTGGGAATGTATCTGGTTTGGATGGCGATGATATTCTCGTCGCTGGCGCTCAGGCTGATAACCTGGATGGGGGCAATGGTCGTGACTGGGTGACTTACAGACGCTCTAATGCAGGTGTGAATGTCAGTCTATTGACCAATAACAACAGTGGTGGATATGCGGCTGGGGATGTGATTGAGCGAGCTAGTGATGCGAATGGTGATCCCATTGCTAATAGAAGCTCAATTGAAAACCTGGAAGGCTCCAACTTCAGCGACACCTTAGAGGGTGATATTGCTAATAACATCCTCAGAGGACTTATTGGTAATGACACATTACGAGGCAATGCTGGTAATGACACCTTAATTGGTGGTATAGGTGCTGATGTCCTCGATGGTGGTACCGGTATTGACTGGGCAGACTATAGCGAGTCACCATCTGGGGTGAGGGTAAGTTTACTTCCTGGTGCGGTTAATACTGGTGGTCATGGCGAAGGTGATACTTTCGTTCACAATGGGCAAATAGCCACGGTAGAGAATTTATTAGGGTCTGACTTTAACGATGTCCTGATTGGAGATAACGGTAACAATATCATTAACCCTGGTTTAAGCAATGGTGTTCTTGATACTGTTAATGGTAACGGTGGTAGCGATCGCTTGATCATCGATTATTCCCGCAATGATATCGGTACTGGCATTATCGGTGGCTACTTCACGGGTTTGACCAGTGCTGGGTACTTATACCGAAATGTCAGCAATAACAATAACACCATTCTCGATTCTGTTAGTTTCAGCAATATTGAACATCTCACAGTCATTGGTACAACTCAAGACGATGAGATTCGAGGTGGCCCTGGAGATGACATTCTCTTAGGTGGTACTGGAGATGACACTATCTATGGTGGTCGTGGTAGTAACGTGATTTTGGCTGATGACGGTGATGATGTTATTACAGACCAAAATGATATTAACTTAGGATTTGCCGGTACTCCTGCCGCCAATAGTTTTATTTACTTAGATGGTGGCAGAGGAATTGATACCCTATCAATTGATTTATCAGGTAAGCCAGATAATATCGTCTTAGTTAGCCTAGATCCTCTACAAGAAAATCCCAATCAAGCCTTGAGACTTGCAGATGGTAGTGCCATTACTCGGTTTGAGGTTTTCCAAGATATTGAAACTGGTGCTGGCAATGACAGACTGACTCAATTAGGGCGTGTAGATAATATTTTCCGCACTGGTGCCGGGGATGACATCATCAATTCGGGCTTAGGCATTGATATTGTCGATGGTGGCGGTGGTATAGAACCTGGTGGCGATGATGTTGGTGGTATCCAAGATGATGACCTGCTAATTGTCGATTACTCCGTGGGAGATATTGGTACAGGTATCCAATATGCAGACTTGCAGGGCTTGAATGCTTCTTTCGGTGGACGCTTATATCGCAGAGATACTGCTGGTGCTATCTTTGACCAAGTTACCTTCAGTAATGTTGAACGTTTCCGAATCACAGGCACTAGCCAAGATGATCAGATTATAGGTGGAAATAGACAGGACACTTTAATTGGTAATGGTGGTAATGATTCTATCTTTGCTAATGGTGGCAATGACCAATTAAGCGGCGGAGACGGTGACGACACTCTCATTGGTGGTAGAGGTAGTGACACCCTCAATGGTGGTGATGGTAATGATATCTTGATCGGTGTTGATTACATCAACTCTTCTGGACGTTCTGTCGGCGAGATAGATGTATTAACAGGCGGTGCAGGAGCAGATGAATTCTGGCTAGGTAATCAAGATTATTTCTTCTACAACGATTTTGTGGCCTTTAGGGATGGTAATACAGACTATGCCCTAATTACAGACTTAAATCCCAATGAAGGCGACATCATTCAACTTAACGGTACTCGTAGTAACTACACCACAGTAGTTGCTAACGGTTCTACACAAATTTTCCGTATCACCACAACCGACATTGAATTCCCTGATAGAGAACTCATCGGCATTGTTCAAGGAGTAACTGACTTTGACCTAGGTGCAAGTTATATCAGATATGTTAGTCGCCCACCTATCATCATTTTGTCTGATGATGCTACAAGTGATGATTTCTCAACAATAGAGAGTTTATTCACAGAAGACAACGAACCCCAGGTTTTGTCAGTTGATTCCCCAGTGGAGGAACCAGCCACTAATCTACTCGAAGTAGAAGACGCAAATGTTCTGGAAAATCTGGATGACAACTTCTCTGTTACCCAAACTAATGATGCTTCTACTTTGTTAAGCACATTACTAGGTGATACTGCGGGACTGAGTGACTTTAGCATTAAATTGGTAGGCGATCGCAGAGCATTTGGGACATTCCAAGATGATCCCTTTGGCTTAGGTTCTGGGGTAGTTTTAAGTACGGGCAGAGTCCAAGATTTAGCAAGTGGTAACACAGCTGATGGGGACTTTTCTCCTGGTATTAGTGTGCCTCTCAACTTTACCCGTTTGCCTGGTGTGGCAGGTGATACCAGCAACAATCAACCAGGCTCGGCTGTTTTTGTCGCTAACCTTTCTAATCTAGGATTTGATCTGCGTTCTTTAACAATAGGTGACTCAGGTAGCCCTGGTGGCAGCCCTGGTATATTTAGTGGATTTGACCTGGATGCAATCAAACTTAGTCGCACTCTTGTAACCTCAGCAGCACAGGTTCAAGCTTTACCTGGGTTAAATGTCTTTGACTTTAGTCCTTTAGGAACTACCTTTATTCCAGGAGATCAGTCTCCTACTAATAACCCAAATTTCATAGGTGATCTGGTTGGTACTATTAACGGCTACATCCATAATGGAAGTGCTACCCTAGGGAGCTTTGATGGCACTGGTTCAGTTAGCAATCCCAAGGGTTTTGCTAGCTTAGGTGTTAATGGCAAAGTAGGATTTGACCTCACATCAGCTGTATCTCCCGGACAGCCTCTGTATCTTTACGTTGCTGAAGCTGGTAACAATGGTGAAAATTTAGACGGAAATATTTCTGTTTCCAATCGCTCCCTCAGTGGACTCAACGACCTCAGCACCGACTTTGGTCTACCAGGGGCAGCCAATGACACTATCTCGATGCAAATCGAGTTTGTCGCTGACCCCACAGCACCATTAGTTTACTTCCAGTTTGTCTTCGGTTCTGAAGAGTTTGTTGAATTTGGCGGTAGTCAGTTTAATGACGAGTTCAGCTTGAAGTTGAACGGTCTGGATTTGGCTTTATTAAGTGATGGCGAAGCAGTTACAATCAACAATCTCGCTCCCACTCCCTTTGGTTATCACCCAGACTTTATCTATAATCCAGTCGGAACAGGCCCAGCCAGTGAGCAAACTAAGCTTGATGGTTACACCAAGGTATTAACCTTTGTCGGCCCCACCATCCCCAATGAGAAAAATACCTTAGTTGTGACTGTCAAAGATGTCCGAGATGGTTTGTTAGATTCGGCTGTGTTCTTGAAAGCTGGCACATTGGGAACAGTTGATCCCTCTGTCACAGTGATGCCGGGTGTATCTATTACCACACGCAGTGAAGACGGTTTGAGTGTGGCAGAAGGTGGTAAAGTGGATGGCTTCTTGGTAGCACTGAAATCTGTACCTACAGATACTGTCACTATTACCATTGACCCAGATAAACAGCTAGATTTAGGTCAAGGAGGCAACAACCCAATCACCTTGATATTTACGCCACAAAATGCTTTAAATCCGCAGTTTGTCAGTGTCACGGCGGTAGATGATTTGATTATAGAGGGAGATCACACTGGTACGATTACTCTCAATGTCAGCAGTAATGACTCTGGCTACAATCAACTACCACTTTCTAACCTGACGGTAGAAATTGAGGATAATGATGAGTTTAATAGAATCATGGGTACACCAGGCCGCGATACTCTAGTCGGCACAGATGGCCCCGACATGATTATTGGACTCCAAGGTCAAGACATCCTCACTGGTGGCCGTGGATACGACCGATTTGTCTACATTAATTTAACAGACCGGGGAGATATCATTACTGACTTTACCTTGGGTGAAGACCAGATTGACATGAGCCAACTATTGAGTAACTTGGGTATTAGTTCCGCCAATGTTGGGTTTAATAATGTAGCGCAAGGTACGCAAATCACCTTAAATACAGATGGTGTGTTCCGTCCGTTTATTTTGGTTCAAGGCGAAGGTATTAATACCAATACATTGAATAATCCCAATAACTTTATCTTCTAG
- a CDS encoding IS1 family transposase, translating into MHCPYCESTEIRKNGKRRGKQNHICVSCGRQFIDVYSPPKGYSDEIKQSCLRSYVNGMGFRAIERDKGVHHTTVINWVKQAGEKLPDAPPIEQIPLVGELDELETFVGSKKQNLVVDGSKSLPKNILAWVLGDHSAETFQPLWDIVSLWQCYFYVSDGWPVYASFIDSGDHIISKTYMTRVEGENTRGSHYLARLHRKTLCYSKSVDMLKYSIRLLLHYLKYRRIPVFS; encoded by the coding sequence GTGCATTGTCCATACTGTGAGTCTACGGAGATCAGAAAAAATGGTAAACGTCGAGGTAAACAGAATCACATCTGTGTGAGTTGTGGTCGCCAATTTATCGATGTCTATAGTCCCCCAAAAGGGTACTCAGATGAAATCAAACAAAGTTGCTTGCGCTCGTATGTCAACGGCATGGGATTTAGAGCGATTGAACGTGACAAAGGGGTTCATCACACAACTGTCATTAATTGGGTAAAACAAGCAGGCGAAAAACTCCCAGATGCGCCACCAATTGAACAAATACCACTGGTTGGCGAGCTTGATGAATTAGAGACTTTTGTCGGGTCAAAAAAACAAAATCTGGTTGTGGACGGCAGTAAATCACTTCCAAAAAATATTTTAGCTTGGGTCTTGGGAGACCACAGTGCAGAAACCTTCCAACCTTTATGGGATATTGTTTCTTTATGGCAATGCTATTTTTATGTCTCTGATGGATGGCCGGTCTACGCGAGTTTTATTGACTCAGGAGACCACATTATTAGCAAAACATACATGACCAGAGTAGAAGGAGAAAATACACGCGGCAGTCATTATTTAGCACGTCTACATCGCAAAACGTTATGTTATTCCAAATCAGTAGATATGCTTAAATATTCAATTCGTTTATTACTCCATTATCTCAAGTATAGACGAATACCTGTATTTAGTTAA